In bacterium, a single window of DNA contains:
- the pgsW gene encoding poly-gamma-glutamate system protein, which translates to MMPSLLKRRDHLPSRQKSDRVIIAAGLVSLAVLVVIKIASPRSPLPYADQMRTAARFMEQATAIVSSGYVAAGNQIDATIDPNHTGLVGPKNSDLTTTLGQLEAKRTTTNPNMAALLVHLLHQAGVQPGDTIAVGSSASFPALLLATLAAARAMEVYPVVILSLGASAYGSTTVDFNLLSIYQLLLRAGAFAIPPAAISLGGERDTGQDFEPEVKERLLQQIQRSGIPFIYEPDLQKNVARRMKIYQGHSAAGRISAFVNIGGNYADLGTSALVLEVKPGLNRNLALPAESERGVLFELAAQGIPCIHLLFIKGLAMKYGLPWDPIPLPKPGDMLLTNSLL; encoded by the coding sequence ATGATGCCCTCACTCCTCAAAAGAAGAGATCACCTCCCCTCCCGGCAAAAGTCCGATCGTGTGATCATTGCCGCCGGGCTGGTGAGCCTGGCGGTCTTGGTGGTAATCAAAATCGCTTCGCCGCGCAGTCCCTTGCCCTATGCCGATCAAATGCGCACTGCCGCGCGCTTCATGGAGCAGGCCACTGCAATCGTCAGCAGCGGCTACGTCGCGGCCGGCAACCAGATCGATGCCACGATCGACCCCAATCACACCGGCCTGGTTGGCCCGAAAAACTCGGATTTGACCACTACGCTCGGCCAGCTCGAAGCCAAACGCACAACCACCAACCCCAACATGGCCGCACTGCTCGTTCATTTGCTGCATCAGGCCGGCGTGCAGCCGGGTGACACCATCGCGGTCGGCAGCTCGGCCTCCTTTCCGGCGTTGCTGCTCGCCACCCTCGCGGCCGCGCGCGCGATGGAAGTCTATCCCGTCGTGATCCTCTCGCTGGGCGCTTCCGCCTATGGCAGTACCACGGTTGATTTCAATTTGCTGAGCATTTACCAACTTCTGCTCCGCGCAGGGGCATTTGCCATTCCACCGGCCGCCATTTCGCTCGGCGGGGAGAGAGATACTGGCCAGGATTTCGAACCGGAGGTCAAAGAACGCTTGCTTCAACAAATTCAGCGAAGCGGCATCCCCTTCATTTATGAGCCTGATCTCCAAAAGAACGTCGCGCGGCGGATGAAAATATATCAGGGTCATTCCGCCGCCGGCAGAATTTCCGCTTTCGTCAATATTGGGGGCAACTACGCCGATCTGGGCACGAGTGCGCTGGTGCTTGAAGTCAAGCCTGGATTGAACCGGAACCTCGCGCTTCCGGCAGAATCGGAACGCGGCGTGCTGTTCGAGCTGGCGGCACAGGGCATCCCGTGCATACATCTGCTGTTCATCAAAGGGCTGGCCATGAAATACGGCCTGCCGTGGGACCCAATTCCATTGCCTAAACCGGGCGACATGCTATTGACCAATTCCTTGCTGTGA
- a CDS encoding C4-dicarboxylate ABC transporter, producing MALHIGVILLVMVIAYALAAWRKLSVEICMLAAAVAGGLAGAFVSTPPLLELARHLVEGTLTYLDVMLVFVTATIFITIVAESGGVNYIVRGIIRAFYRQRVIALLLLMIIILIPGALTGAGSISILTVGAASALALRHLGVPQRKVAAILFILAGLSAAAPPVNIWAMIVCAGTAIPYVGFEFTLGIPVLLLGTFTTLTLGWQREQQRPLAEVLAAMPEVPAGMRWWKVSLPFLVFFGLVVAARVWPFATPILGLPLQFTIAAVVAFLLSPKKVNLLALSRDTVKLLLPLLATMAIVGSLQQIMTATGVRGLISFAVISTPLVLLYLLLIVLIPVSEGVLTYGAAAIIGIPLVWYLDSIGLHATVVIAGLSLLWPLGDGLPPTALIGRLTVMVSGYKDSYGSFLKATWLPWLMITLVGILMIIFSAKLSFLVGWSM from the coding sequence ATGGCCCTGCACATCGGCGTCATTCTCCTGGTGATGGTGATCGCCTACGCGCTAGCGGCGTGGCGCAAGCTGTCCGTCGAGATATGCATGCTAGCTGCCGCCGTCGCCGGCGGGCTGGCGGGCGCCTTCGTCAGCACGCCTCCTCTGCTCGAATTGGCCCGGCATCTGGTCGAAGGCACGCTCACCTATCTCGACGTCATGCTGGTCTTTGTCACTGCCACGATCTTCATCACCATCGTGGCGGAATCCGGCGGCGTGAACTACATTGTCAGAGGCATCATCCGCGCGTTCTATCGCCAACGCGTGATCGCGCTGCTGTTGTTGATGATCATCATTCTCATCCCCGGCGCCCTCACCGGCGCCGGCAGCATTTCGATCCTGACCGTGGGCGCGGCGAGCGCGCTGGCACTCAGGCACCTGGGCGTGCCGCAGCGCAAAGTCGCGGCCATTCTCTTCATTCTCGCCGGACTGAGCGCGGCCGCCCCGCCGGTGAATATCTGGGCGATGATCGTCTGCGCCGGCACCGCCATTCCGTACGTCGGCTTTGAATTCACGCTCGGCATTCCGGTGTTGCTGCTGGGAACGTTCACGACGCTCACCCTGGGCTGGCAGCGGGAACAACAACGGCCGTTGGCGGAAGTACTCGCGGCCATGCCGGAGGTGCCGGCAGGCATGCGCTGGTGGAAAGTGTCGCTGCCGTTTCTGGTTTTCTTCGGACTGGTGGTCGCGGCGCGCGTTTGGCCGTTTGCCACGCCCATTCTGGGATTGCCGTTGCAGTTTACCATTGCGGCGGTGGTCGCTTTTCTGCTCAGTCCCAAGAAAGTCAACCTGCTCGCCCTTTCGCGCGACACGGTGAAGCTGCTGCTGCCGCTGCTCGCCACCATGGCGATTGTCGGTTCCTTGCAGCAGATCATGACCGCGACCGGCGTGCGCGGCCTGATTTCCTTCGCCGTCATCAGCACGCCGCTGGTGCTGCTTTACCTTCTCCTGATCGTTCTCATTCCGGTATCCGAAGGCGTTTTGACCTACGGCGCCGCCGCGATCATCGGCATTCCCCTGGTCTGGTATCTTGATTCCATCGGCTTGCACGCCACCGTGGTGATTGCCGGCTTGAGTCTGCTCTGGCCGCTGGGCGACGGCCTGCCGCCCACCGCGTTGATCGGTCGCCTCACTGTCATGGTCTCCGGCTACAAAGATTCCTACGGCTCTTTCCTGAAGGCAACCTGGCTGCCGTGGCTCATGATCACGCTGGTTGGAATTCTCATGATCATCTTCAGCGCCAAGCTGAGCTTTCTGGTCGGCTGGAGCATGTAA
- a CDS encoding sigma-54 dependent transcriptional regulator, whose protein sequence is MKVLIIEDEKISRTTLASIIRKEGFEVAAASTAEEGLELFAKAGHEVVITDLRLPKAGGLEVLSAVLAGAPNCKVILITAYATVDTAITALKLGAYDYLTKPFSPEKLLSMLRNIQRLTEVEGENQQLKTRLRVLEERRLIGSSPAMQHLAAQVKLVAQTDSTILIEGESGTGKELVARAVHQASPRRKHPFVVVSSGGIPETLLESELFGHEKGAFTGAIRRHYGYFERGHQGTVFIDDIDDLSLHMQVKLLRVLQEREITRVGGSESLSVDVRVIAATKVDLRKRVEDKLFREDLFYRLNILSLRLPPLRDRKEDIPLLIEHLLRKHGAAQQSGLITAEILAACGAHSWPGNVRELENCVERLVALSRAGPVAAAALGLPVAVPPAVSREQALESYPAFDEFMQLREKEIIGWALKKSGNNISEAARLLQIPRTTLTSKMSRLFPALAQTEAEDKTSDGNFKAKSLP, encoded by the coding sequence ATGAAAGTTCTGATCATTGAAGACGAGAAAATCTCCCGCACCACGCTGGCCAGCATCATCCGCAAGGAAGGATTCGAGGTGGCGGCGGCGAGCACGGCCGAGGAAGGCTTGGAGCTGTTTGCCAAAGCCGGCCACGAAGTAGTGATCACCGATCTCCGCCTGCCCAAAGCCGGCGGCCTGGAGGTGCTGAGTGCGGTGCTCGCCGGCGCGCCGAATTGCAAGGTCATCCTCATCACCGCCTACGCCACCGTCGATACCGCGATCACCGCGTTGAAACTCGGCGCCTACGATTATCTCACCAAGCCCTTCTCGCCCGAAAAGCTGCTGTCGATGTTGCGCAACATTCAGCGCCTGACGGAGGTGGAAGGTGAAAACCAGCAGCTCAAGACCCGTTTGCGTGTGTTGGAAGAACGGCGCTTGATCGGCAGTTCACCGGCGATGCAGCACCTGGCGGCGCAGGTGAAGTTGGTGGCGCAAACCGACTCCACCATTCTCATCGAAGGCGAGAGCGGCACGGGCAAGGAACTGGTCGCGCGCGCGGTGCATCAAGCCAGCCCGCGGCGCAAGCATCCCTTCGTCGTGGTCAGCAGCGGCGGCATCCCCGAGACCCTGCTGGAGAGCGAGTTGTTCGGTCACGAGAAGGGCGCGTTCACCGGCGCGATCCGGCGGCACTACGGCTATTTCGAGCGCGGCCATCAAGGCACGGTGTTCATCGATGACATCGATGATCTCTCGCTGCACATGCAGGTGAAACTGCTGCGCGTGCTGCAGGAACGTGAGATTACGCGCGTCGGCGGGTCGGAGAGTTTGAGCGTCGACGTGCGGGTGATCGCCGCCACCAAAGTGGATTTGCGCAAGCGGGTGGAAGACAAGCTGTTTCGCGAAGATTTGTTCTATCGCTTGAACATTCTGTCGCTGCGGCTGCCGCCGTTGCGCGATCGGAAAGAGGATATTCCGCTTTTGATCGAGCATTTGCTGCGCAAGCACGGTGCCGCGCAGCAGAGCGGTTTGATCACCGCGGAGATTCTTGCCGCCTGCGGCGCCCATAGCTGGCCCGGCAACGTGCGCGAGCTGGAGAACTGCGTCGAGCGGCTGGTGGCTTTGTCGCGCGCCGGCCCAGTGGCGGCTGCGGCTCTGGGCTTGCCCGTGGCCGTGCCGCCGGCAGTGAGCCGCGAACAGGCGCTGGAGAGTTATCCGGCTTTCGATGAGTTCATGCAATTGCGGGAGAAGGAAATCATCGGGTGGGCGCTGAAGAAAAGCGGGAACAACATCAGCGAGGCAGCGCGGCTGTTGCAGATTCCGCGCACGACCCTGACCAGCAAAATGTCGCGGCTGTTTCCGGCGCTGGCGCAAACCGAGGCGGAGGACAAGACCAGCGATGGTAATTTCAAAGCGAAATCGTTGCCGTGA
- a CDS encoding C69 family dipeptidase — MYHKRASLLLAALIAMIGWFGLSAAVAQECRTHDGACADDQCTVVMVGKKASVDGSVISTHTCDCGFCDWTWRYVPPADHAPGATRKIYYFDQFTTDHPSKGLRWDAIDDNYAGLEIPQVSHTYGYLHGAFGYVNDNQVALGESTIGCREQMQNNTSAPKFDITMLTMIAMERAKTARDAIQIMGDLAVKYGYGHTDEGEMLSLSDPNEVWVFEIMPVGPLWTPESGKPGAVWCAQRVPDDHVSVCPNESRIGEIDLNNKDYFMASTNVISFAVEQKLYDPKSGKPFNWKRAYSPSEFSATSSNGSRGRLWRFFDLVAPSQKFSPDTPNMDLPFSIKPEKKYSVSDVIWLLRDKFDGTPFYTARGLQGGPFENPNRLPYGFTLDGKKYNTSRCIGVNRAEYVTVIQCRDWLPNPIGGLVWIGWGAQDTDCFMPFYQGVTRIPESFKIGDHWTFDRKSARWAFDYVDFHTQVVYSHAIKEVRKAQEKWEKPLLERTPEIDAYALQLYKKSPEQARQYLTDYCINNANLVINAWWELGDELLVKFNHLWYYDIQERKRKPLEYPEWWLRELVRYNNLQPQPEAQP; from the coding sequence ATGTACCACAAACGAGCATCGTTGTTGCTGGCCGCGCTCATCGCCATGATTGGCTGGTTCGGCCTGTCCGCTGCTGTGGCGCAGGAATGCAGAACCCATGACGGCGCTTGCGCCGATGATCAATGCACCGTGGTCATGGTCGGCAAGAAAGCCTCGGTTGACGGCTCGGTGATTTCGACCCACACCTGCGACTGCGGTTTTTGCGATTGGACCTGGCGCTACGTGCCGCCGGCTGATCATGCGCCGGGCGCCACCCGCAAGATCTACTATTTCGATCAGTTCACCACCGACCATCCCAGCAAGGGCCTGCGCTGGGACGCCATCGACGACAACTACGCCGGACTCGAAATTCCGCAAGTCAGCCACACCTACGGTTATCTGCACGGCGCCTTCGGATATGTCAATGACAATCAAGTGGCGCTGGGCGAATCCACCATCGGCTGCCGCGAGCAAATGCAAAACAACACCTCGGCGCCGAAGTTCGACATCACCATGCTGACGATGATTGCGATGGAGCGCGCGAAAACCGCGCGCGACGCGATTCAGATCATGGGCGATCTGGCGGTGAAATACGGCTACGGCCACACCGATGAAGGCGAGATGCTTTCGCTCTCCGATCCCAACGAAGTGTGGGTATTCGAAATCATGCCGGTGGGGCCGTTGTGGACGCCGGAAAGCGGCAAGCCGGGCGCGGTGTGGTGCGCGCAACGCGTGCCCGACGATCACGTCAGCGTGTGCCCCAACGAATCACGCATCGGAGAAATCGATCTCAACAACAAAGACTATTTCATGGCCTCGACGAATGTCATCTCGTTTGCCGTCGAGCAGAAGCTCTATGACCCCAAGAGCGGCAAGCCCTTCAACTGGAAGCGCGCCTACTCGCCGAGCGAATTCAGCGCCACCAGCTCGAACGGCTCGCGTGGCCGCTTGTGGCGTTTCTTCGATTTGGTTGCGCCCTCGCAGAAATTCAGCCCGGACACGCCCAACATGGATTTGCCCTTCTCCATCAAGCCCGAGAAGAAATACTCGGTGAGTGACGTGATCTGGCTGCTGCGCGACAAGTTCGACGGCACGCCGTTCTACACCGCACGCGGCCTGCAGGGCGGGCCGTTCGAAAATCCCAACCGGCTGCCGTACGGCTTCACACTCGACGGCAAGAAGTACAACACCTCGCGCTGCATCGGCGTCAATCGCGCGGAATATGTCACCGTCATCCAGTGCCGCGACTGGCTGCCCAATCCCATCGGCGGACTGGTGTGGATCGGCTGGGGCGCGCAGGATACCGACTGCTTCATGCCCTTCTACCAGGGCGTGACGCGCATTCCGGAGTCTTTCAAGATCGGAGATCACTGGACCTTCGACCGCAAGTCCGCGCGCTGGGCCTTTGACTACGTCGACTTTCACACCCAGGTGGTTTACTCGCATGCCATCAAGGAAGTGCGAAAAGCCCAGGAAAAATGGGAGAAACCGCTGCTGGAGCGCACCCCGGAAATCGATGCTTACGCGCTGCAGCTTTACAAAAAATCGCCCGAGCAGGCGCGGCAATATCTCACCGACTATTGCATCAACAATGCCAATCTGGTGATCAATGCCTGGTGGGAATTGGGCGACGAGCTGCTGGTGAAATTCAACCACCTCTGGTATTACGATATTCAGGAACGCAAACGCAAACCGCTGGAGTATCCCGAGTGGTGGCTGCGGGAGCTGGTGCGCTACAACAATCTGCAACCGCAACCGGAAGCACAGCCCTAA
- a CDS encoding PhnD/SsuA/transferrin family substrate-binding protein, with protein sequence MTRLNPRPNLRWRRAPLLLPAGLLAIAALTALFYLIVMDFAREFPPAQANTVDSLALKKPVVHIGVISRYRPRILYRGYQPIMDYLTANTPYRFELLLSQDYNEALQHLITRRASAVFLGSYLYVKAHAKYGVIPVLKPLNENFAPVSRSVLIAHPQAAIVSLPDLRGKKLALPARESFSSHWLLDYELARHGLSSRDLAQVHNFPHHHTVIAQVLNGNFDAGVTREYLVKDLIGHGVHAVLYSDPIPSSPIAVAADYDRELIAAMKTALLAVNQEEHRRKGTTRNWDGEFVNGFVEASDADYAAVAAIVAADTTRLESR encoded by the coding sequence ATGACCCGATTGAACCCGCGGCCAAATCTACGCTGGCGGCGCGCGCCGTTGTTGCTGCCTGCCGGATTGCTTGCCATCGCCGCGCTCACCGCGCTCTTCTACCTGATCGTGATGGATTTCGCAAGGGAGTTCCCGCCCGCGCAGGCCAACACGGTCGATTCCCTCGCTCTCAAAAAACCGGTGGTGCACATCGGCGTCATCTCGCGCTACCGGCCGCGCATTCTCTATCGCGGTTATCAGCCGATCATGGACTATCTCACCGCCAACACGCCCTACCGTTTCGAACTTCTGCTCAGCCAGGATTACAACGAGGCCCTGCAGCATTTGATCACGCGCCGCGCCTCCGCGGTTTTTCTCGGCTCCTATCTCTATGTGAAGGCGCACGCCAAATACGGCGTCATCCCGGTGCTCAAGCCGCTCAATGAAAACTTCGCGCCGGTTTCCCGTTCCGTGCTCATCGCCCATCCGCAAGCGGCCATCGTTTCTCTGCCCGACTTGCGCGGCAAGAAACTCGCGCTGCCCGCGCGCGAATCGTTTTCCTCGCATTGGCTGCTCGATTACGAACTCGCGCGGCATGGCCTGTCCTCTCGTGATCTCGCCCAGGTACACAATTTCCCCCATCATCACACCGTGATCGCACAAGTGCTGAATGGCAACTTCGATGCCGGGGTGACGCGCGAATATCTGGTGAAGGACCTGATCGGCCACGGCGTGCATGCCGTGCTTTATTCCGATCCCATTCCCAGCTCGCCGATTGCCGTGGCCGCCGATTACGACCGCGAGCTGATTGCCGCCATGAAAACCGCGCTGTTGGCGGTCAATCAGGAGGAGCACCGTCGCAAGGGAACGACGCGCAACTGGGATGGCGAATTCGTCAACGGATTTGTGGAAGCTTCGGATGCCGATTATGCCGCGGTGGCCGCCATTGTCGCCGCCGATACCACCCGCCTGGAATCACGATGA
- a CDS encoding succinylglutamate desuccinylase — translation MSRDWKIKTIYLAVVGALTALAAVQFHQHRHYQLPIVAGPGVTKVTNLSDYCESLRGTMADTKVFFLEGKEPGGKVLVMANTHATEIDAILAALIFIENAVVEKGTVIIIPQFNHSASRTTKPGDGYPLFFEIPTAWGSKKFRLGDRGASPLEQWPDPDVYVHYPDKQLLSFLDARNTNRTWPGRPDGPLMERVTYAAMQLLRTEQVDLAIDVHGAETMFPVTNCIVAPEKSMRLATMASLTVKAMEGFENHVEPSPQGFRGLSHREIGDFSETLPFLLEAPFPFLDQPTGPKTIALLLTGKDPFLLSLAKQKKLFVPYDETGWPVSQRVGQHCSVALEIIKQFSRKNAERAIVVGNVPRYAEIVENGVGHYYHDPRQVPKENIYQN, via the coding sequence ATGTCACGTGACTGGAAGATTAAGACGATCTACCTTGCAGTGGTCGGCGCCCTGACCGCGCTTGCCGCCGTGCAGTTTCATCAGCACCGGCATTATCAGCTCCCCATCGTCGCCGGGCCGGGCGTGACGAAAGTGACCAATCTGAGCGATTACTGCGAGAGCTTGCGGGGGACCATGGCCGACACCAAGGTGTTCTTTCTCGAAGGGAAAGAGCCGGGCGGCAAGGTGCTGGTGATGGCCAACACCCATGCCACGGAGATCGACGCGATTTTGGCGGCGCTCATCTTCATCGAGAATGCCGTGGTGGAAAAGGGCACGGTGATCATCATTCCGCAATTCAACCACAGCGCCAGCCGGACCACCAAGCCGGGCGACGGCTACCCGCTCTTCTTTGAAATCCCGACGGCCTGGGGCAGCAAGAAATTCCGCCTCGGCGATCGCGGCGCTTCGCCGCTCGAGCAGTGGCCCGACCCGGATGTTTACGTGCATTATCCCGACAAGCAGTTGCTGTCCTTTCTCGATGCGCGCAACACCAACCGCACCTGGCCGGGCCGGCCGGATGGCCCGCTGATGGAACGCGTCACCTATGCCGCCATGCAGTTGCTGCGCACCGAGCAAGTGGACCTTGCCATCGACGTGCACGGCGCCGAAACCATGTTCCCGGTGACCAACTGCATCGTCGCGCCGGAAAAATCCATGCGCCTCGCCACCATGGCGTCCCTGACGGTGAAAGCGATGGAGGGATTCGAGAACCACGTCGAGCCTTCGCCGCAGGGCTTTCGCGGCCTCTCCCACCGCGAGATCGGTGATTTTTCCGAGACCCTGCCGTTTTTGTTGGAAGCGCCTTTTCCCTTTTTGGATCAGCCCACCGGTCCCAAGACGATTGCTTTGCTGTTGACCGGAAAAGATCCGTTTCTCCTGAGCTTGGCCAAGCAGAAGAAGCTTTTTGTTCCCTATGATGAAACCGGCTGGCCGGTGAGCCAGCGGGTGGGGCAGCATTGCTCCGTGGCCCTGGAAATCATCAAGCAATTCTCGCGCAAGAATGCCGAGCGGGCAATCGTGGTCGGCAATGTCCCGCGCTATGCCGAGATCGTGGAAAACGGCGTGGGCCATTACTATCATGATCCGCGCCAGGTGCCCAAGGAGAATATTTATCAGAATTAG
- a CDS encoding DUF6305 family protein, translating into MMKQICQTLGLLLLAGGLLVLPAQAQDNVPKAKLPVLTTSAGQSADVNTLNVIMEQAEVSFDYCDVPTAAMVKAGVGLGGAKAKTGFHVEINTDLNQFKAGTPYQTVIFAIGASLKGMGASGLTVEAEVKRLTEIIQHCKQNKIFIIAVHAGGESKRGAPGSDNEKMIEAVAPFANYLVAVKDSNKDGRFTKIAKDAGIPFTQVDYALGIVDVMKKAFE; encoded by the coding sequence ATGATGAAGCAAATATGCCAGACGTTGGGTTTGTTGCTGCTCGCCGGCGGGCTGCTGGTGCTGCCGGCACAGGCGCAAGACAACGTGCCCAAGGCCAAACTGCCGGTGCTCACCACCTCGGCTGGCCAGAGCGCGGATGTGAATACTCTGAATGTGATCATGGAACAAGCCGAAGTCAGCTTCGATTATTGTGATGTGCCGACCGCGGCGATGGTCAAGGCCGGCGTCGGGCTGGGCGGCGCGAAAGCCAAAACGGGCTTTCATGTGGAAATCAACACGGATCTCAATCAATTCAAAGCGGGCACGCCTTATCAAACCGTCATCTTCGCGATTGGCGCCAGTTTGAAGGGCATGGGTGCCTCCGGCTTGACGGTGGAAGCCGAAGTCAAACGCCTGACGGAGATCATTCAGCATTGCAAGCAGAACAAGATCTTCATCATCGCGGTGCATGCCGGCGGTGAATCCAAACGCGGCGCGCCGGGCAGCGACAACGAAAAGATGATCGAGGCGGTGGCGCCGTTCGCGAACTACCTCGTGGCAGTGAAGGACAGCAACAAGGACGGACGATTCACCAAAATTGCCAAGGACGCCGGCATTCCGTTCACGCAGGTCGACTATGCGCTGGGCATCGTTGACGTGATGAAGAAAGCCTTCGAATAA
- a CDS encoding ATP-binding protein gives MSDTFPLQATLRMRILLVTGGVLLALLLIISQVLLFQWREIIIARQYDSAVAVARTFAVAVIDALIEEEQFGGSREGVLQTYLDDFMRSLDNVKYVVVRDLQDQTLALSPAQSAGAIPAAAPAAGRPPAAGRLFRDPHFAWVIESRLPLHIAGKVWGTAAIGFDAAPIRKQVRLLFVLLFVTTMIVSCATLVVLHFLASRLTASLSRLVKEIDSVEFAGGPASPSSGTVDDIAFLFDRFDLMKQRIEQSLAQIESAQRQVYQAEKLASIGRLASGVAHQVNNPLHGIRSCLYAIRREPENTAQTQQYLALIEEEISNIETVVQKLLGFARQRASSVSRLDIAAATRKVVSLFDLRLKEKKLRVTLDLPADLPLVAIDHQLFQEVVMNLLLNSYDAVGPGGEITITAGRQDGGVFLTVKDNGIGIRAEDLPSIFDPFFTTKEIGTGTGLGLAVCQSIVERHGGRISVQSAAGQGAAFTITLRVDEDHESSDH, from the coding sequence ATGAGCGACACTTTTCCCTTGCAAGCCACGCTGCGCATGCGCATTCTGCTGGTGACCGGCGGCGTGCTGCTGGCGCTGTTGTTGATCATATCGCAGGTGTTGCTGTTTCAGTGGCGCGAGATCATCATCGCCAGGCAATACGATTCCGCGGTCGCGGTTGCGCGAACGTTCGCGGTGGCGGTGATCGATGCCTTGATCGAAGAGGAGCAATTCGGCGGCAGCCGGGAAGGCGTGCTGCAGACCTACCTGGATGACTTCATGCGCTCGCTCGACAATGTGAAATACGTGGTGGTGCGCGATCTCCAGGATCAGACGCTCGCCCTCAGTCCCGCGCAATCCGCCGGCGCCATTCCCGCTGCCGCGCCTGCTGCGGGCCGGCCGCCGGCCGCCGGCCGCCTTTTTCGCGATCCCCATTTTGCCTGGGTGATCGAATCCCGGCTGCCGTTGCACATTGCGGGCAAAGTCTGGGGCACCGCGGCCATCGGCTTTGACGCCGCGCCCATCCGCAAGCAGGTACGGTTGCTGTTCGTGCTGCTGTTCGTCACCACCATGATCGTCTCCTGCGCCACGCTCGTGGTCTTGCACTTTCTCGCCAGCCGGTTGACCGCCTCGCTCAGCCGGCTGGTCAAGGAAATCGACAGCGTGGAGTTTGCCGGCGGCCCCGCCAGTCCCTCCTCCGGCACGGTGGATGACATCGCCTTTCTGTTCGATCGCTTCGACTTGATGAAACAGCGCATCGAGCAATCCCTGGCGCAAATCGAGAGTGCGCAGCGCCAGGTTTATCAGGCAGAGAAACTGGCTTCCATCGGCCGTCTCGCTTCCGGCGTCGCGCATCAAGTGAATAATCCGCTGCACGGCATTCGCTCGTGCCTTTATGCCATTCGGCGGGAACCCGAAAACACGGCGCAGACGCAGCAGTATTTGGCCTTGATTGAAGAGGAGATCAGCAACATCGAAACCGTGGTGCAGAAGCTGCTGGGCTTTGCGCGGCAGCGCGCTTCCTCGGTGAGCCGCCTCGACATCGCCGCCGCCACCCGCAAAGTGGTGAGCCTGTTCGATCTTCGCCTGAAAGAAAAAAAGCTGCGCGTCACCCTCGATCTGCCGGCGGACCTGCCGCTGGTTGCGATCGATCACCAGCTCTTTCAGGAAGTGGTGATGAATTTGTTGCTGAACAGCTATGACGCCGTGGGTCCGGGCGGCGAAATCACGATCACTGCCGGCCGCCAGGACGGCGGTGTGTTTCTGACGGTGAAGGACAACGGCATCGGCATTCGCGCGGAAGACCTGCCGAGCATTTTCGATCCGTTCTTCACCACCAAAGAGATCGGCACCGGCACCGGCTTGGGCCTGGCCGTGTGCCAGAGCATCGTGGAACGGCACGGCGGCCGCATCAGCGTGCAGAGCGCGGCCGGCCAGGGCGCGGCCTTCACGATTACCCTGCGCGTGGATGAAGACCATGAAAGTTCTGATCATTGA
- a CDS encoding DUF1295 domain-containing protein: MMKMEYAALAGWWILWCAIHSGMIWVTVTDNLKRRLGGKFRFYRLFFNLTAIVTIIPVILYGRSLRSPVIFRWEGFMIVLQFLLFAMGIWLFLAGARHYDLLQFLGLRQIRTGASHGTLTAAGGLHTTGILRLTRHPWYLGAILLLWTGDLNLSTLIGNIILTLYLIVGTVLEERKLVLEFGDDYRRYQTQVSMLFPFKFLASRFRRFEQTPTRKSN, translated from the coding sequence ATGATGAAAATGGAATATGCGGCGCTGGCAGGTTGGTGGATCCTCTGGTGTGCGATTCACAGCGGCATGATTTGGGTAACCGTCACTGACAATCTCAAGCGCCGGTTGGGGGGAAAATTTCGCTTCTATCGTTTGTTTTTCAATTTGACCGCGATCGTGACGATCATCCCCGTCATTCTTTACGGGCGTTCATTGCGCTCTCCCGTCATCTTCCGCTGGGAAGGATTCATGATCGTTTTGCAGTTTTTGCTGTTCGCCATGGGAATCTGGCTGTTCCTCGCCGGCGCGCGGCATTATGACCTGCTGCAATTCCTCGGTCTGCGCCAAATCCGGACGGGCGCTTCCCACGGCACACTCACGGCGGCCGGCGGGCTGCACACCACCGGCATTCTTCGCCTCACACGACATCCCTGGTATCTGGGCGCCATCCTGCTGTTATGGACGGGCGATTTAAATCTCTCCACGCTGATTGGAAATATCATCCTCACCCTTTACCTGATCGTCGGCACGGTGCTGGAAGAACGTAAGCTCGTTCTCGAATTTGGTGACGACTATCGCCGCTATCAAACGCAGGTCTCCATGCTTTTCCCGTTCAAATTTCTCGCCTCGAGATTCCGGCGGTTTGAGCAAACGCCAACGCGAAAGTCAAATTAG